A single genomic interval of Anopheles marshallii chromosome 2, idAnoMarsDA_429_01, whole genome shotgun sequence harbors:
- the LOC128708424 gene encoding uncharacterized protein LOC128708424 codes for MLKHIHTGPVTTGQNRSIRGTAGGGGGLGRPIPPLNVSTVSASSAATVNSTNTGPVGAVGTKHMNGGPPGRTLLSSSFIAPSTGNGTGNNNNLLHNASALSGLSVALGNGAIGGVGGGGGGGGGPIGLAGFNHNNSTTNNNILSSTINMNKDRLGAREALTSLGLLCLVSLLLALLSLIFLLKISPGGRDPPPPTIGPAVLEDYAIVYDVTLALCALSLSLNLCCLLVCAIQFLFAVKLVRAPATTGRGNKYLQKSSVSRVCAVGGFFISIPIFLTGIILYTFTQFHSTPAIVTSILIGVGIVFCGGAMVHNVFVWQREKTISVRQTPLNLNLTLSPQISTISASAAAAAAHQYQNGHASGAHHHISLNHVYSNHNHTPLTHNSQASHTTPITQLTPVTPLSGNHSHISFNHSYVPPPYAGVRAATATPPTPKVIGSLLNRDASGSVSPGMPGSGPNNNNNLDMSNVTSANSPHELSTLV; via the exons ATGCTAAAACACATCCATACCGGGCCCGTGACGACGGGCCAAAATCGTTCGATACGCGGTacggccggtggtggtggcggtctCGGCCGTCCCATACCACCGCTGAACGTGTCCACCGTGTCGGCCAGCTCGGCCGCCACGGTCAACTCGACCAACACCGGACCGGTCGGTGCGGTCGGCACCAAGCACATGAACGGTGGACCACCGGGACGGACACTGCTCTCATCCTCCTTCATTGCACCGTCAACCGGCAATGGGaccggcaacaacaacaacctgcTACACAACGCATCCGCCCTCAGCGGACTGTCCGTCGCACTGGGGAACGGAGCGATCGGTGGAGTTGGCGGAGGCGGAGGAGGTGGCGGCGGTCCGATCGGTTTGGCCGGGTTCAATCACAACAACTCGACGACGAATAACAACATCCTCAGCAGCACGATCAACATGAACAAGGACCGGTTAGGTGCCCGGGAAGCGCTGACCAGCCTTGGGCTGCTCTGTTTGG tgTCCCTACTGTTGGCACTGCTTTCGTTGATATTTTTGCTGAAAATTTCACCGGGCGGTCGGGATCCGCCGCCACCGACCATCGGACCGGCCGTGCTGGAGGATTACGCCATCGTGTACGACGTGACGCTGGCCCTGTGCGCACTGTCGCTGTCGCTGAACCTGTGCTGCCTGCTGGTGTGTGCCATTCAGTTCCTGTTCGCCGTCAAGCTGGTCCGCGCACCTGCCACGACCGGAAG GGGCAACAAGTACTTACAGAAGTCCAGCGTTAGTCGCGTGTGTGCTGTTGgtggattttttatttcgatacCAATATTTTTAACCG GCATCATCCTGTATACATTCACCCAGTTCCACTCGACGCCGGCCATCGTGACGAGCATACTGATCGGTGTCGGGATCGTGTTTTGCGGCGGCGCTATGGTGCATAACGTGTTCGTGTGGCAGCGGGAGAAGACGATCAGTGTCCGGCAGACACCGCTCAATCTGAACCTTACGCTTTCGCCCCAGATAAGCACGATATCGGCATCGGCGGCCGCGGCTGCGGCACACCAGTACCAGAACGGGCATGCATCGGGCGCTCACCATCACATCAGTCTGAACCACGTGTACAGCAACCACAACCACACGCCCCTTACACACAACTCGCAGGCGAGCCACACGACACCGATTACGCAGCTAACGCCGGTAACGCCCCTGTCCGGGAACCATTCGCACATCAGCTTCAACCATTCCTACGTTCCGCCACCGTACGCGGGGGTGCGTGCTGCCACCGCCACGCCACCAACGCCGAAGGTTATCGGTTCGCTGTTGAACCGGGACGCGTCCGGTTCGGTCAGTCCCGGCATGCCCGGTAGTGGgccgaacaacaacaacaatctgGATATGAGCAATGTGACGAGTGCCAACTCGCCGCACGAATTGTCCACATTGGTTTGA
- the LOC128719343 gene encoding beta-TrCP — MMKMDTDKIMDDGISNSQAYTTQILYDPARKKEPSPTFQTERDTCLSYFSKWNEANQVDFVEQLLSRMCHYQHGHINAYLKPMLQRDFITLLPTKGLDHVAENILSYLDAKSLCRAERVCKEWSRVISEGMLWKKLIERNVRTDSLWRGLAERKGWIKYLFIPRPGVTLRQHKFYRELFPKIMKDIEAIENNWRTGNHNLQRINCRSENSKGVYCLQYDDDKIVSGLRDNTIKIWSRSTLQCCMILTGHTGSVLCLQYDDKVIISGSSDSTVRVWDVNTGEMVNTLIHHCEAVLHLRFNNGMMVTCSKDRSIAVWDMVSPTEIGLRRVLVGHRAAVNVVDFDEKYIVSASGDRTIKVWNSTNCEFLRTLNGHKRGIACLQYRDRLVVSGSSDNSIRLWDIECGTCLRILEGHEELVRCIRFDSKRIVSGAYDGKIKVWDLQAALDIRAQTNTLCLKTLVEHTGRVFRLQFDEFQIVSSSHDDTILIWDFLNCSPQEETTAPSSGGSIGPSNHHNNSGSSSGSGSIGGIPGYGGVMGLAAGGGGGGGGGGGADGGGSSSSGGGGGGGGNLNSSLVLQNKTNNNGAANNNHQNDDLSD; from the exons atgatgaaaatggaCACGGACAAAATCATGGACGACGGGATCAGTAATTCACAG GCT TACACCACCCAAATACTGTACGATCCGGCACGAAAGAAAGAACCGTCACCAACGTTTCAAACCGAGCGCGATACCTGTCTGTCGTACTTCTCCAAATGGAACGAGGCCAACCAGGTGGACTTTGTCGAACAGCTTCTCTCCCGCATGTGCCATTACCAGCACGGACACATCAACGCCTACCTGAAACCGATGCTCCAGCGAGACTTCATCACACTGCTGCCCA CAAAAGGATTAGACCACGTGGCAGAAAACATTCTCTCCTATTTGGACGCCAAGTCGCTGTGCCGGGCGGAACGCGTTTGCAAAGAATGGTCCCGCGTCATCTCCGAAGGCATGCTATGGAAGAAGCTAATCGAACGAAATGTCCGCACCGATTCCCTATGGCGGGGGTTAGCAGAACGTAAAGGATG gatcaaatatttattcataCCGAGGCCGGGCGTGACACTGCGACAACACAAATTCTACCGCGAACTATTCCCCAAGATCATGAAGGATATCGAAGCGATCGAGAACAACTGGCGCACGGGCAATCACAATCTCCAGCGAATAAACTGCCGGTCAGAGAATTCGAAGGGCGTCTATTGTCTGCAGTACGACGACGACAAAATAGTGTCCGGTCTGAGGGATAATACTATCAAGATCTGGAGTCGTTCGACACTCCAGTGTTGCATG ATCCTAACGGGGCACACTGGATCGGTGCTTTGCCTACAGTACGACGATAAGGTCATTATTAGCGGGTCAAGCGATTCGACGGTGCGCGTGTGGGACGTGAACACGGGCGAAATGGTCAACACCCTAATACATCACTGTGAGGCGGTACTGCATCTGCGTTTCAACAACGGCATGATGGTAACCTGTTCAAAG GATCGTTCGATCGCCGTGTGGGACATGGTTTCACCGACGGAAATTGGGCTACGGCGCGTACTGGTCGGGCACCGGGCCGCAGTGAACGTGGTTGACTTTGACGAAAAGTACATCGTGTCGGCATCCGGCGACCGTACGATCAAGGTGTGGAACTCGacaaactgtgagtttttgcgCACGCTGAACGGCCACAAACGGGGTATCGCCTGCCTACAGTATCGCGACCGGTTAGTGGTCAGCGGTAGTTCAGATAATTCGATAAG ACTATGGGACATCGAGTGTGGTACCTGTTTGCGAATCCTCGAGGGCCACGAAGAGCTCGTTCGTTGCATTCGGTTCGATTCGAAACGCATCGTTAGCGGGGCGTACGATGGCAAAATCAAAGTGTGGGATCTCCAAGCTGCCTTAGACATTcgagcacaaacaaacacattgtGCTTGAAAACGTTGGTG GAACATACCGGTCGCGTATTCCGGTTGCAATTCGATGAATTCCAGATCGTGAGCAGTTCGCACGACGATACCATCCTGATATGGGATTTCCTTAACTGCTCGCCCCAGGAGgaaacgaccgccccatcaTCCGGTGGTAGCATCGGTCCG AGTAACCATCACAATAACAGTGGAAGCAGCAGCGGTAGTGGCTCCATCGGTGGCATACCGGGATACGGTGGCGTCATGGGTTTGGCCGCtggcggtggaggtggtggcggtggcggcggcggtgCAGATGGCGgtggaagcagcagcagtggcggTGGAGGAGGCGGCGGTGGCAACCTAAACAGCAGCCTTGTACTgcaaaacaagacaaacaaCAATGGTGCCGCCAACAACAACCATCAGAACGATGATCTGAGCGACTAA